The genomic region CATGGCGCGCCGCTGCATCTGGTCCACGCCGATGACCTCAAGGCCTATCTGGCCCGCCACGAAGAAAGCTTCCACGCGGTCGAATCGCTGAACGCCCAGGGCGATACCCACCACGAAATCGACACCCTGCAAAGCCTGTCGCTGACCAGCATCAGCGAAGACGCCAGCAGCGTGGTGAAACTGGTCAACTCGACCCTCTACGACGCGCTGAAAATGCACGCCAGCGACATCCACCTCGGCACCACCGGCAACGGTCTGGTGATCAAGTACCGCATCGACGGTGTGCTCAACAACATCAGCAAAGTCCAGGGCAACGAGTTCGCCGAGCAGGTGATCTCGCGGGTCAAGGTCATGGCCGAGCTGGACATCGGCGAGAAACGCGTACCGCAGGACGGTCGTTTCAAGATCGGTATCAGCGGCCGCCAGATCGACTTTCGTGTATCGATCATGCCGAGCATCTTTGGCGAAGACGCGGTGCTGCGGGTGCTGGACAAACAGGATCTGGCCGACAAGGTCTGCGGCGTGCAATTGCAGGCGCTGGGCTTTGAAGATGAAACCCTGCGCCAGTTGCGCCGCCTCGCCGCCGAACCCTACGGCATGGTCCTGGTGACCGGCCCGACCGGCAGCGGCAAGACCACCACGCTGTACGCGATGATCACCGAGATCAACCACGGCGTGGACAAGATCATCACCATCGAAGACCCGGTCGAATATCAATTGCCGGGGGTACTGCAAATCCCGGTCAACGAGAAGAAAGGCCTGACCTTCGCCCGGGGCTTGCGCTCGATCCTGCGCCACGACCCGGACAAGATCATGGTTGGCGAAATCCGTGACCCGGACACCGCGCAGATCGCCGTGCAATCGGCGCTCACCGGCCACCTGGTGTTCACCACCATCCACGCCAACAACGTTTTCGACGTGATTGGCCGCTTCACCCAAATGGAAATCGACCCGTACAGCCTGGTCTCGGCGCTCAACGCAATTCTCGCCCAGCGCTTGATTCGTTTGGTGTGCGCCAGTTGCAGCGCGCCGGTCAACCCAAGCGATGAAGAACTGCGCGCCTCGGGCCTCGATCCACAGAAAGTCGACCATTACCACTTCGTCCACGGCAAGGGCTGCGGGCACTGCCGGGGCAGCGGTTATCGCGGGCGCACGGCGATTGCCGAGTTGCTGCACCTCGACGACGAGCTGCGCCAGATGATCGTCGAGCGCCAACCGATCAAACAAATCAAAGCCCTGGCCTGTGCCCGTGGTTTGCGCCTGCTGCGCGAATCGGCGCTGGAGCTGGTGGAACAAGGTCGCACCACGCTGGAGGAGATCAATCGTGTCACTTTTATCGCGTGAGCGTTTTGTCGCCGTGCTCGGCGCCAGCGGTGTTGGCCTCGGTCAGCGGCGCGGCAGCGACACCCTGTGGCTGGGCAGCGTCGGGTACATCGACGAAAGCTTCCAGAGCTACGCGGTGGCGCTGGATACCCTCGATCGCCTGCTCGGTGAACACGCCCGCGCCGGTGCCGAATTGAGCGTGGTCATCTCCGGGCACTTCAGCCGTTTCTGCCTGGTGCCATGGAGCGCGCAGATCAGCAGCCCTGAGGAACTGCGCGGCTTTGCCCAACTGTGTTTTGAAGACCTGTTTGGCGCGCCGACCCAGCCGTGGAGTCTGGTGCTGTCCGCCGAGCCTGCCGGTTACGACCGCATCGCCAGTGCCTTGCCTCAAGACTTGCTTGAACGCTTGCGCACGCTGGTCAGCGCTCGTGGGTTGCGTCTGCGCTCGGTGCAGCCGTACCTGATGGCGGCGTTCAACCGCTTCGATAAAAGCCTTGATGCCGGCGACTTCTTGTTCGTCGTCGCCGAGCCGCAACGCAGTGTGTTGTTGCTGGCGAGGGAAGGGCGCTGGGCCGGCGTGCGTTCGGTGGGCGGCAGCGACAGCGATGCCGCGTTGAATGCCCTGATCGGTCGCGAACGCCAGCTGCAAGCCTCGACCAGCGAACGCGCCTTCAACGTTTATCTGCATGCCCCGGCGCGCCTCGATGCGCATCCGGACGTGGCGGGTGTGCAACTGCGCACCCTTGAAGACGACTCGATGAACGTGCGTGACGGCTTGTACGTCATGTCCCGGGCGGTGGCCTGACATGCGTGCGCTCAATCTCGATTTTCAACCGCGCCCACGTTCCGGCCCGTTGGGTTGGAGCCTGCTCGGCGGCGGTGTGCTGCTGGCGCTACTGTGCTTCGGCGTGCAACAGCACCTCGACGCGCACACCGAACAGCAACAAGGCCACCTGCAAACCACCCAGCGTCAGCTCACCGGCGACAGCGCTGCCAAATCCACCCTGAGCCCGGCGGAAACCCGCGAGCAAGCGGCAAACCTCGCCGAGATGCGCAAGGTCTCACAGCAACTGCGCCGGCCGTGGGAACGCCTGTTCGCCATGCTCGAAGCGATGCCGCGCGATGACGTCGCGCTGCTGACCCTGACCCCGGATGCGCGCAAAGGCCAGGTCCGCATCAGCGCCGAAGCGCGGGATCTGCAAGCGATGCTCGATTTCCACAAACGTCTGGAAGCCAGCGACGAGCTGTCTGACGTCTCGCTGCTGAGCCACGAGATCGTCGTCAAATCGCCGGAGCAACCGGTGCAATTCAACCTGTCGGCGACTTGGGAGATTGGCGATGCGAATCCCTAGACTGATCGTCCACGAATACCTGCAAGGCCTCGGCGTTCCGGGCCTGGCCGGGCTGGCGCTGCTGCTGGTCACCGTGACCTGGGCACTCGGCGGTTTGCTGCCGGGTTGGCAATCATTGCAGCACCTGAGCCTGCAGACTCGGGAAGCGAGCGCGTATCTGGCCAAGGTTGAAGACGGCAGCATCGCGCCGCCCGTAGTGCCACAACGTCAGCTCGACGATTTCCGCAACAAACTGCCGGCGCAGCCGCAAGCCACCGTCGCCATCGACCGCATTTACGCCCTCGCAGCGCAAGAACACATCACTCTGGCACGCGGCGAATATGCACTCGGCGTCGATCCGAAAACCCATCTGGCGCGTTATCAGATCCTGTTGCCAGTGCGCGGCAGCTACCCGCAACTGCGCCGCTTTCTGCATGCCTTGCTTGGTCAGTTGCCGGCGGTGGTGGTGGAAGACCTCGAGTTGCAGCGCAAGAAGATTGGCGACACCGACCTCAATGGCCGGATCCGTATGACCCTTTACCTGTCGAGGTCGTGATGAATACCAAACGCGTGACAGGTTGGTTGGCGTTCTTCGGCGTAGCGGCCGCGCTGGCGTGGTTGCCGGAATATTTCTCGCCAAGCGAAGACGCCGATTCCAACGAAGTCGCCGTCGCCACGCCGGGGAAAACCCGGGGCGCGCTGCCGGCCAGCACCGCCAAGGTCAAGGATGCGTCGATCAAGGACTTGAGCCCGGCCGGCGACCTGTTCGCGGCCAAATCCTGGAAGGCCGCGCCAATTCTGGCCACGGTAACCGAAATGGCCATCAATCCAGCAACTGTGGTGCAAGCCCCGAGCCTGCCACCGGTGCCGTTTCAGTTCGTCGGCAGGCTGCATGACCGCAGCGACCTGCAAGTGTTTTTGCAGAACGGCGAAAAGATCTACGTCGTGCGCAACGGGGATGTGATCGACGACACCTGGAAGATCACCGGCATTTCCGATCTGGAACTGAGTCTGGTCTACCTGCCCTTGCATTTGTCGCAGACCCTGTCTGTGGGGAGTACGCAATGAACCGTTGCCGTTTGCTGATGAGCCTGGGCCTGTGTGCCGGGCTGGCCGCGTGCAGTTCTGCACAAGTGGCCAACAAGGAAGCCGCCGACCTGATTGAACAGGGTCAATACGAGGCGGGGCTGGCGCGGATTGAGGAAGGCCTGCGCGAAAATCCACGGGACACCGAGCTGCACTTGCTGCTCAACAGCGGTCGGGCCAAGGCCATCACCGCGTTGCTGACGACCGGCGACACTGACCGCTCGCGCCGCGACTTCGCTTCGGCGCGGGTGGCCTACAACCGCGTGCTGACCATCGAACCGAACAACCGCCGCGCTCAGGATGCCCTGAAGCAGATGGATTACCTGCGCAGCATGGACGAGAAACTGGAACTGGCCCGTGGCGACCTGCGTCGCGGCGACATCTACGGCGCTGATCGGCAGGTCAAACAGATCCTCGAACTCGACCCCAACAACGAGGGTGCGCTGGAGCTGCAAGGCAACATTCGTCTGGTGCAGAGCCGCAACGTGATTGCCTATCCGCAACTGCGCACCAAGCTTGACCGCCCGGTGACTCTGGAATTTCGCGACGCCAACCTCAAGACCATTTTCGAAGTGCTGTCGCAGGTCGCCGGGCTCAATTTCATCTTCGACAAAGACCTGCGCCCGGACATGAAAGCGACGATCTTCGTGCGTGACGTGCGCATTGAAGACGCCGTGACCCTGCTGCTGCAACAGAACCAGTTGCACCAGAAAGTGGTGAACGAAAACACCTTGCTGATCTACCCGGATTCGCCGCAGAAAGTGAAGGATTACCAGGAACTGGTGATGCGCACCTTCTACCTGACCAGCATCGACGCCAACACCGCGCTGAACATGGTGAAAACCATGCTCAAGACCCGCGATGTGTTCGTCGACGAACGCCTCAACACCCTGACCATGCGCGACACCGAAGACGCTGTGCGCATGGCCGAGAAACTGCTGCAGTCGCAAGACCAGTCCAACCCGGAAGTGGTGCTTGAAGTGGAAGTGATGGAAGTCGCCACTCAACGCATCCTCGACCTCGGCCTGCAATGGCCGAACACCTTCGGCGTGGTCAACAGCGACGGTTCGGCGGTGACCCTGCTTGATCAACTGAAAGGCATCAACTCCAGCCGGATTTCGATCTCGCCGTCGCCGCAAGCCAAAATCAACGCCCAGGACAACGACATCAACACCCTCGCCAGTCCGGTGATTCGTGTGAGCAACCGTGAGCAGGCGCGCATCCACATCGGTCAGCGTGTGCCGATCATCAGCGCCACCTCGGTGCCGTCGACGCAAGGCCCGGTGATCACTGAGAGCGTCACTTACCTGGATGTCGGTCTGAAACTCGAAGTGCAACCGACCGTGCACCTGAACAACGAAGTGGCGATCAAGATCGCCCTGGAAGTGAGTAATGCGACGCCGCTGGAGCCGACCCGGCAGGGCACGATCCCGGTGCAGGTCGACACCCGCAACGCGCAAACTTCGCTGCGTTTGCATGACGGCGAAACGCAGATCCTCGCCGGCCTGATGCGCAACGACCACGGCGCCACCGGCAACAAGATTCCGGGCCTCGGCGATATCCCAGGGATTGGCCGGCTGTTCGGCAGCAACAAGGACACCGTCGGCAAATCGGAACTGGTGCTGTCGATCACCCCACGGATCGTGCGCAACCTGCCGTATCAGAGCCCGTCGGACATGGAGTTCTCCACCGGCACCGAAACCAGCATGCACATCCAGGCCCCGGATCGTTCGCAGAGTTACGTGATGCCGTCGCCGGCCGCGCAGCCGCGTGCCGTCGGTGAGTCGGCCGTGGCCACCACCCGTGTCACCGTCGAGAAGCCTTGATCATGAACGCCTCCCAGCGCGGTTTCAGCCTGATCGAAGTCGTGGTGACGCTGGCCCTGATCGGCCTGTTGGCGAGCATGGCCGCGCCACTGACCGAGACTCTGGTGCGGCGTGGCAAGGAGCAGGAATTGCGCAACGCGCTGTACCAGATTCGCGATGGCATCGACGCCTACAAGCGTGCCTTCGATGCCGGCTACATCGAGAAGTCGCTGAACAGCAGCGGTTACCCGCCGAATCTGCAAGTACTGGTCGAAGGCGTGCGCGATGTGCGCAGTGCCAAAGGCGCCAAGTTCTACTTTTTACGCCGCATCCCGCGCGATCCGCTGGTGCCGGCCAAACGTGATGACGAAGGGGGTTGGGGCGTGCGCGCCTACAACAGTTCGGCTCAGAACCCGCGCGATGGTGAAGACGTGTTCGACGTCTACTCCACGGCGCGCGGCAAGGGCCTCAACGGCATCGCCTACCGCGAGTGGTGAACCTCATGCGCCGGGAAAAAGGTTTTACCTTGCTGGAGCTGATGGTGGTGATGGCGATCATCGCCACGCTGATGACCATTGCGCTGCCGCGCTACTTCAACAGTCTCGAGGCATCGAAGGAAACCACCTTGCGCCAGAGCCTGTCGGCGATGCGCGAAGCGCTGGATCACTACTACGGCGACACCGGGCGCTATCCCGACTCCATCGAGCAATTGATCGAACAGCGTTACCTGCGCAATGCGCCACTGGACCCGATCACCGAACGCAAAGACCAGTGGGTGCTGATCGCACCACCGGACGGCGTCGCGGGCGGTGTGGCCGACATCAAGAGCGGTGCTACCGGGAGGGCGCGTGATGGCAGCCAGTATTCCGAGTGGTAACCGTGCGCAGCAGGGTGGTTTCACCTATCTGGGCGTGCTGTTCCTGATTGTGGTGATGGGCATGGGCCTGGCCAGTGCTGGCGAGTTGTGGTCGACCGCTTCACGTCGCGACCGTGAACGCCAGTTGCTCTGGGTCGGCACTCAGTACGCACAGGCGCTGCGCAGCTACTACCGCAGTTCGCCGGGGCTGGCGCAGTACCCGAAAGAACTGGCGGATCTGCTTGAAGATCAGCGTTTTCCCGAGGCCAAGCATCACCTGCGTCAGCTCTATCCGGACCCGATCGGTCAGGGTGAATGGGCGCTGCAACGTGGTTTTGATGGGCGCATCACCGGCCTCAACAGTCCTTCGACCGAGCTGCCTTTGAAGCAATCGGGCTTCCCGACGCAGTGGTCGGATTTCGAAGGCATGCAGCGTTATTCGGACTGGCAGTTCGTCGCCGAAAAGGCCTTCCTCGACGGCACCAATGGCCCGGCGAAAGGCCAGTCGAATCTGCCACAGGCGTTGCAGCCATGACTCGTCAGTGGTGGTGCGCTCTGATTCTCACCGTGGCGGCGTGCTGCGCCCAGGCCGGTGAAGAAGACGAAATGATGGGCTTTATCGTCGACGACACGATCTCGCACATCGGCCACGACTTTTACTACTCGTTCAGTGAACGCCTGCGCGACACCAGCCCGATGGATTTCAACCTGGTGGTGCGCGAGCGGCCCGACGCGCGCTGGGGCAGCCTGGTGACCGTGGAATATCAGCAACGCTTGGTTTATCGGCGCTTCCTGCCGCCGAACACCGTGGAACTGAAGGACGAGGCCTACGCGGCCGCCGACTGGGTTCGACGCCAGGTTGTCCAGCGCAAGCTGGAGGCTCTGTTGCAGGACACCACCGACCTTGAGAAGGACGAACTATGAACAGCACAACGTTCTCACGGCGCAGCGGATTCTGGATCTCGGGGTTGTTGATCGGGCTCGCCAGCGCCGCTGCCGTCCAGGCCACCGAACTGGTCTACACACCGGTCAATCCGTCGTTCGGCGGCAACCCGCTCAACGGCACCTGGTTGCTCAACAACGCCCAGGCGCAAAACGATCACGACGATCCGGACCTGAAAAGCCGTTCGAGCGTGGCCGGCACCTCGGCGCTGGAGCGCTTCACCAGTCAATTGCAATCGCGGCTGCTAGGGCAGTTGCTGGACAACATCTCCACTGGCAACACGGGGAGCCTGTCCACCGACTCTTTTATCGTCAACGTCATCGACGACTCCGGGGCACTGAGCATTGAAGTGACCGATCGAGCGACCGGTGAGGTTTCGGAAATTCAGGTGAACGGCCTCAACCCATGACGGGCTGACGGTTCCGGGGAGTGACGGACATGAAAAAGATCATCGCGTTAGGGCTGCTGTTGGCGACATTACAAGGGTGCAGTCTGCGTGAGCCGATGTCGGCCGAGCAGGACACCGAAACCCCGACCCTGACCCCCAGGGCCTCGACTTATTACGACTTGCTGAAGATGCCGCGACCCAAGGGCCGGTTGATGGCGGTGGTGTACGGCTTCCGTGACCAGACCGGGCAGTACAAGCCGACGCCGGCGAGTTCGTTTTCCACCAGCGTGACCCAGGGTGCGGCGTCGATGTTGATGGACGCGATGCAGGCCAGTGGCTGGTTTGTCGTGCTGGAGCGGGAAGGGCTGCAGAATCTGTTGACTGAACGCAAGATTATTCGCGCGTCGCAGAAGAAGCCGAATACGCCGGTGAATATTCAGGGTGAGCTGCCACCGTTGCAGGCGGCGAACATGATGCTTGAAGGCGGGATCATCGCCTATGACACGAATGTGCGTAGCGGTGGGGAAGGGGCGCGGTATCTGGGGATTGATTTGCAGCGCGAATATCGGGTGGATCAGGTGACCGTGAATTTGCGTGCGGTGGATGTGCGCAGTGGGCAGGTGTTGGCGAATGTGATGACCAGCAAGACGATTTATTCGGTGGCGCGCAGTGCGGGGATTTTCAAGTTTATCGAGTTCAAGAAGTTGCTTGAGGCTGAGGTTGGGTATACGACGAATGAGCCGGCGCAGTTGTGTGTGTTGTCGGCGATTGAGGCGGCGGTGGGGCATATGGTGGCGCAGGGGATTGAGCGGCGGTTGTGGCAGGTGGCGGGGGACGCTTCTGTGCCTGGGCAGGATGATGTGTTGAATCGGTATTTGAGCCAGAACAAGGTGGATCCGGAGGCGGAGTGAACGTGGCGGCCTTCGGGCCGACCAGGTTTTTTTGGCTGAACCCGGTTTAAACCTGTAGGAGTGAGCCTGCTCGCGAAGGCTTTTTGTCAGGCGGCGGGGTTCTTTTTGACTGAGTACATATCCGTTTCTGCGGTAATGGCTGCTTAGGGTTCCGCCCTTACGGCGGGTCACCTTTTCCAAACGCCGAAAAAGTAACCAAAAAGGCTTGCTCCTACGTGCGGCCCGCTCGCTGGGGCTCGGGGTTCCTTCGCTACGGGACCGATCCGGGCGCAGCGCCTACGGTTTGCTTCGCTGCACCTCCTCTCGCTGTGTTTGGCTGCGCCAAACGGTCGCTGCGCTCCCACGCCCGGATCAATCCCTCCACTCAGCCTTCCGACGTCGCCCGTGGGTCAAGATCAAGAGCAGGCGAGCTGACACTCGGCCTATTGAGTGGTGAGGAGCACAGCGTGGTCGGCTTTGGATTTGTGGTGGATTCGCCCCTCATCGGAACGCCGCCCGCCCAGCCCTCTCCCGAGGGAGAGGGAGCCGATTTTTGGGCCTTTCAAAATCTGAGTTCAACGGGGTATCGCACGTCGGCGTACCTCTACCAAACCACTCGGTCAGTCCCCTCTCCCTCTGGGAGAGGGCTAGGGTGAGGGGCTCTTGCTTCAACGCTTCAAAACCTGAATTCAGCTTGGTATTTCACGTCGGCGTACCTCACCCAAACACCTCGGTCAGTCCCCTCTCCCTCTGGGAGAGGGCTAGGGTGAGGGGGCTCTTGCTTCAACGCTTAAAAATCTGAATTCAGCTCGGTATTTCACGTCGGCGTACATCTCCCAAACACCTCGGTCAGTTCCCTCTCCCTCCGGGAGAGGGCTAGGGTGAGGGGCTGCGATCTGAAGTGTGTTTAAAGAAGTGTCTGAATCGACGGAACCTTCCCACAAGGTTTTCAGGTTGTCCGTCGGACGTCCGGTCTCTAGCCTGTGTTCGTCGCTGCCAATTCAGCGACCGGGCATGGAAACCCGAAGACACGAGAGAGCAGATACGCCTTTCATAACGTATGCTTGCGCACTTTCATTGTGTGCACTCTGTTATGGCGGTTGTGCGCGGGAGACATTCGTGTCTGCCGGGTTGCTCTCTCCCGGATTTCCAGCCTGCGTACAGCTGCCACCCATTTTTCCTGGAAGTCGAATGGGCCAGCTGCAACTATCAATGAGAGAGAATCACCATGAAAAAACCAACACCCAACCCCCCAGAGTCAGACACCAACACCACATCCCCCTACGCCTCAGTCGACAGCAAAAAACTCCACGAAGCCGCCGACCGCGCCCTCGATTTCTACCTCAACCCAACCGCCCACATCATGTCCAGCGTCAACGAGCCGGAACCCATGTACTTCGCCAACCCCAGGTACAACACCGAATCCCTGCTCGCCAACGCCAGCGAAACCCTCGGCTCGGCCAGCGAAATGCTCATCAACTTCGCCGCCTCGCTGGAAACCTCACAGCGCAAAACCGCACTGGGCATCGCACAAGTCGTCATGCTGGGCGAACTGGCGGTGAATCAAGCGCTGGATCACGTCGAGCTGAAGGATGGCTGATTGATCATTCCCACGCTCTGCGTGGGAATGCAGCCCTTGGCGCTCTGCGTCAAATTCGCAATTTGGAACGCGGAGCGTCCCGAGAGGCATTCCCACGCAGAGCGTGGGAACGATCAAGAACAGAGACAGGGTTTTACCCTCGGTCCGGAGGCACCATGGATCCACTGTTTTCCACAACCGTTCAATATTTCGAAAGCGAAGAACAGGCCGCCAGCTACGACCGTTGGCTCTGTGCCAAAGTCCAGAAATCGCTCGAAGATCCGCGCCCCTGCATTCCGAATGAGCAGGTAATGGCAGATATGAAGGCATTGATGACGGAACGGCGAATCAAGCATGAAACTCAAGAGACGTTGCGCAAAGTAGACCCGGCGCTCCCACGTTGATCATTCCCACGCTCTGCGTGGGAATGCAGCCCCTGACGCTCTGCGTCAAATTCGTAATTTGGAACGCGGAGCGTCCCGAGAGGTATTCCCGCGCAGAGCGTGGGAACGATCAAGAACAGAGACCGCGTTTTCACCCTCAGTCCGGAGGCACCATGGATCCCCTGTTTTCCACAACCATTGCAGATTTCGAAAACGAAGAGCAGGCGGCCAGCTACGACCGCTGGTTCCGTGCCGAAGTCCAGAAGTCACTCGATGACCCGCGTCCGAACATTCCGCATGAGCAGGTAATGGCAGAGATCGAGGCATTGATGGAAAGGGTGCGGCGCAAGCAGGAGGCACTTGAGGCGTCTGACAACGATGAATCCTTGACCGTTCAGGAGTCATCAAAGATCAGGTAACATCGGTTGATTGTAATATTCAAAGGAGAGAAACGATGGCAGGAAAGCCAGTCG from Pseudomonas tensinigenes harbors:
- a CDS encoding GspE/PulE family protein; the protein is MERLSVVVEPLLAECAPERFSSEQLAQARARAATSGERVLEALGVLCELAPMPFIHTLGATLHYPVLDTDSLFQATPVFDRVTLAQCLKREFILLRHNDEVIGVFADPFDPARLAWIDDCLHGAPLHLVHADDLKAYLARHEESFHAVESLNAQGDTHHEIDTLQSLSLTSISEDASSVVKLVNSTLYDALKMHASDIHLGTTGNGLVIKYRIDGVLNNISKVQGNEFAEQVISRVKVMAELDIGEKRVPQDGRFKIGISGRQIDFRVSIMPSIFGEDAVLRVLDKQDLADKVCGVQLQALGFEDETLRQLRRLAAEPYGMVLVTGPTGSGKTTTLYAMITEINHGVDKIITIEDPVEYQLPGVLQIPVNEKKGLTFARGLRSILRHDPDKIMVGEIRDPDTAQIAVQSALTGHLVFTTIHANNVFDVIGRFTQMEIDPYSLVSALNAILAQRLIRLVCASCSAPVNPSDEELRASGLDPQKVDHYHFVHGKGCGHCRGSGYRGRTAIAELLHLDDELRQMIVERQPIKQIKALACARGLRLLRESALELVEQGRTTLEEINRVTFIA
- a CDS encoding PilN domain-containing protein gives rise to the protein MRALNLDFQPRPRSGPLGWSLLGGGVLLALLCFGVQQHLDAHTEQQQGHLQTTQRQLTGDSAAKSTLSPAETREQAANLAEMRKVSQQLRRPWERLFAMLEAMPRDDVALLTLTPDARKGQVRISAEARDLQAMLDFHKRLEASDELSDVSLLSHEIVVKSPEQPVQFNLSATWEIGDANP
- a CDS encoding GspMb/PilO family protein, whose amino-acid sequence is MRIPRLIVHEYLQGLGVPGLAGLALLLVTVTWALGGLLPGWQSLQHLSLQTREASAYLAKVEDGSIAPPVVPQRQLDDFRNKLPAQPQATVAIDRIYALAAQEHITLARGEYALGVDPKTHLARYQILLPVRGSYPQLRRFLHALLGQLPAVVVEDLELQRKKIGDTDLNGRIRMTLYLSRS
- a CDS encoding secretin N-terminal domain-containing protein produces the protein MNRCRLLMSLGLCAGLAACSSAQVANKEAADLIEQGQYEAGLARIEEGLRENPRDTELHLLLNSGRAKAITALLTTGDTDRSRRDFASARVAYNRVLTIEPNNRRAQDALKQMDYLRSMDEKLELARGDLRRGDIYGADRQVKQILELDPNNEGALELQGNIRLVQSRNVIAYPQLRTKLDRPVTLEFRDANLKTIFEVLSQVAGLNFIFDKDLRPDMKATIFVRDVRIEDAVTLLLQQNQLHQKVVNENTLLIYPDSPQKVKDYQELVMRTFYLTSIDANTALNMVKTMLKTRDVFVDERLNTLTMRDTEDAVRMAEKLLQSQDQSNPEVVLEVEVMEVATQRILDLGLQWPNTFGVVNSDGSAVTLLDQLKGINSSRISISPSPQAKINAQDNDINTLASPVIRVSNREQARIHIGQRVPIISATSVPSTQGPVITESVTYLDVGLKLEVQPTVHLNNEVAIKIALEVSNATPLEPTRQGTIPVQVDTRNAQTSLRLHDGETQILAGLMRNDHGATGNKIPGLGDIPGIGRLFGSNKDTVGKSELVLSITPRIVRNLPYQSPSDMEFSTGTETSMHIQAPDRSQSYVMPSPAAQPRAVGESAVATTRVTVEKP
- a CDS encoding type II secretion system protein; translated protein: MNASQRGFSLIEVVVTLALIGLLASMAAPLTETLVRRGKEQELRNALYQIRDGIDAYKRAFDAGYIEKSLNSSGYPPNLQVLVEGVRDVRSAKGAKFYFLRRIPRDPLVPAKRDDEGGWGVRAYNSSAQNPRDGEDVFDVYSTARGKGLNGIAYREW
- a CDS encoding type II secretion system protein, translated to MRREKGFTLLELMVVMAIIATLMTIALPRYFNSLEASKETTLRQSLSAMREALDHYYGDTGRYPDSIEQLIEQRYLRNAPLDPITERKDQWVLIAPPDGVAGGVADIKSGATGRARDGSQYSEW
- a CDS encoding type II secretion system protein — translated: MAASIPSGNRAQQGGFTYLGVLFLIVVMGMGLASAGELWSTASRRDRERQLLWVGTQYAQALRSYYRSSPGLAQYPKELADLLEDQRFPEAKHHLRQLYPDPIGQGEWALQRGFDGRITGLNSPSTELPLKQSGFPTQWSDFEGMQRYSDWQFVAEKAFLDGTNGPAKGQSNLPQALQP
- the csgE gene encoding curli production assembly/transport protein CsgE — its product is MTRQWWCALILTVAACCAQAGEEDEMMGFIVDDTISHIGHDFYYSFSERLRDTSPMDFNLVVRERPDARWGSLVTVEYQQRLVYRRFLPPNTVELKDEAYAAADWVRRQVVQRKLEALLQDTTDLEKDEL
- a CDS encoding curli assembly protein CsgF, with amino-acid sequence MNSTTFSRRSGFWISGLLIGLASAAAVQATELVYTPVNPSFGGNPLNGTWLLNNAQAQNDHDDPDLKSRSSVAGTSALERFTSQLQSRLLGQLLDNISTGNTGSLSTDSFIVNVIDDSGALSIEVTDRATGEVSEIQVNGLNP
- a CDS encoding CsgG/HfaB family protein, yielding MKKIIALGLLLATLQGCSLREPMSAEQDTETPTLTPRASTYYDLLKMPRPKGRLMAVVYGFRDQTGQYKPTPASSFSTSVTQGAASMLMDAMQASGWFVVLEREGLQNLLTERKIIRASQKKPNTPVNIQGELPPLQAANMMLEGGIIAYDTNVRSGGEGARYLGIDLQREYRVDQVTVNLRAVDVRSGQVLANVMTSKTIYSVARSAGIFKFIEFKKLLEAEVGYTTNEPAQLCVLSAIEAAVGHMVAQGIERRLWQVAGDASVPGQDDVLNRYLSQNKVDPEAE
- a CDS encoding DUF6124 family protein, with the translated sequence MKKPTPNPPESDTNTTSPYASVDSKKLHEAADRALDFYLNPTAHIMSSVNEPEPMYFANPRYNTESLLANASETLGSASEMLINFAASLETSQRKTALGIAQVVMLGELAVNQALDHVELKDG
- the relB gene encoding type II toxin-antitoxin system RelB family antitoxin, whose product is MDPLFSTTVQYFESEEQAASYDRWLCAKVQKSLEDPRPCIPNEQVMADMKALMTERRIKHETQETLRKVDPALPR
- the relB gene encoding type II toxin-antitoxin system RelB family antitoxin, producing the protein MDPLFSTTIADFENEEQAASYDRWFRAEVQKSLDDPRPNIPHEQVMAEIEALMERVRRKQEALEASDNDESLTVQESSKIR